From Lemur catta isolate mLemCat1 chromosome 21, mLemCat1.pri, whole genome shotgun sequence, a single genomic window includes:
- the FAM246C gene encoding protein FAM246C, with product MESERDPEELACRGGSSGLELTKGLLLQLRADWVPRPSSPDPLRPGSFPQPSRGALSAARRGALAVARLRTGAPGPAALVVAAEAAARMAAEPGRPWVQARSAYGANEALRRGAGRRRDPGPQPNGPGPEDGRAPGRLARLRGQLRAEAAARAEAPRLLRLVERAGAAAAGPGAAGAGERDAHSGGSVCSVCGEPRGGATYPAGVLEVSERRLREGLAAVRAELGAGLDALRAELRAELDALRALLPPPPPPPPARREPRAAPRQALLRTLGAVNALASASRPAADALDGPAEGRAHRAPARKNHKKTPVPPGAPQAGGD from the exons ATGGAGAGTGAAAGAGATCCTGAAGAGCTTGCATGCAGGGGTGGGAGCTCGGGGTTGGAGCTGACCAAGGGCCTGTTGCTGCAGCTGCGTGCAGACT GGGTTCCCCGGCCCAGCTCCCCGGACCCCCTGAGGCCCGGGTCGTTCCCACAGCCGTCCCGGGGGGCTCTCTCCGCCGCGCGTCGCGGGGCCCTCGCTGTTGCTAGGCTGCGGACTGGGGCTCCCGGCCCGGCCGCGCTGGTGGTGGCGGCGGAGGCGGCAGCGCGGATGGCGGCGGAGCCCGGGCGCCCGTGGGTCCAGGCGCGCAGCGCGTACGGCGCGAACGAGGCGCTGCGGCGCGGCGCGGGGCGCCGGCGGGACCCCGGGCCGCAGCCCAACGGGCCGGGCCCAGAAGACGGCCGCGCCCCGGGCCGCTTGGCTCGCCTGCGGGGCCAGCTCCGGGCCGAGGCGGCGGCGCGCGCGGAAGCGCCGCGGCTGCTGCGGCTGGTGGAGCGCGCGGGGGCCGCGGCGGCGGGGCCCGGGGCGGCCGGGGCCGGCGAGCGGGATGCGCACAGCGGCGGCTCCGTGTGCTCGGTGTGCGGGGAGCCGCGCGGCGGGGCCACCTACCCGGCGGGCGTCCTGGAGGTGAGCGAGCGGCGGCTGCGGGAGGGCCTGGCGGCCGTGCGCGCGGAGCTGGGCGCCGGGCTGGACGCGCTGCGCGCGGAGCTGCGGGCCGAGCTGGACGCCCTGCGCGCGCTACTGCCGCcaccgccgccaccgccgcccgcccgccgcgaGCCCCGCGCCGCGCCGCGCCAGGCCCTGCTGCGGACGCTCGGCGCCGTGAACGCCCTGGCCTCGGCCTCCAGGCCCGCCGCAGACGCCCTCGACGGCCCCGCCGAAGGCCGTGCTCACCGGGCCCCGGCGCGCAAGAATCACAAGAAGACGCCGGTGCCGCCCGGGGCCCCGCAAGCTGGCGGGGACTGA